GGATCTCTCTATTGAGATTCCTACTGGCAAAATAACTGCGATTTTGGGACCTTCAGGTTCTGGAAAAACGACCTTATTGAGATTGCTTAGTGGGCAAATTATTCCACAGGCAGGTAATGTTGAGTTGATGGGTGAAAATGTTGGCGAGATTTCAATTAAGAACCTCTATAAGATTAGAACAAAGATGGGAGTTCTTTTCCAGTCAGGTGCACTTTTCACTGATATGACGGTTTACGATAATGTCGCTTTTGCCTTAAGGGAGCATACCGCTCTTGATGAATCAATGATAAATACTCTTGTATTATTAAAGTTACAATCTGTTGGGCTAAGAGCTTTAAAAGATTATTATCCCGCACAGTTATCAGGGGGACAGGCAAGGCGCGCAGCATTAGCAAGAGCAATAGCATTAGATCCATCTTTACTACTTTATGATGAGCCTTTTACAGGGCAAGACCCCATTTCTATGGGAGTTTTAATTCGGTTAATCAAAAATTTAAATGAGGCACTGAAAATTACAAGTGTTGTGATATCTCATGATGTTGAAGAGGTATTGTCGATTGCTGATAATGCACTGATTTTAGGTGAGGGGCGTATTATTACTCAAGGTTCACCTGATGAAATTAGAAATCATCAAGATCCTTGGGTTAAGCAGTTTATTAATGGGGATTCAGATGGTCCTGTACCATTTCATATTCCGATAAAACCATTAGAGGAGGTGCTATTTTGAGTAGTAATATCATCGTAGTGACCGGCGAGAAAACGCGAGGATTTTTAACGCATGTGGGAGAAGCGACAA
The nucleotide sequence above comes from Ignatzschineria rhizosphaerae. Encoded proteins:
- a CDS encoding ABC transporter ATP-binding protein, with amino-acid sequence MSDHIIKLQDIHLSFGERVIFKDLSIEIPTGKITAILGPSGSGKTTLLRLLSGQIIPQAGNVELMGENVGEISIKNLYKIRTKMGVLFQSGALFTDMTVYDNVAFALREHTALDESMINTLVLLKLQSVGLRALKDYYPAQLSGGQARRAALARAIALDPSLLLYDEPFTGQDPISMGVLIRLIKNLNEALKITSVVISHDVEEVLSIADNALILGEGRIITQGSPDEIRNHQDPWVKQFINGDSDGPVPFHIPIKPLEEVLF